A window of Bradyrhizobium diazoefficiens genomic DNA:
GATTTCATTCCGACCATGGAGCAATTGCTGGCGCGCCCCGTGAGGCCTGATCACATCTTGATCGAAACCTCGGGGCTGGCACTGCCAAAGCCGCTGCTGAAGGCGTTCGACTGGCCGGAGATCCGCTCGCGTATCACCGTCGACGGCGTGATTGCGCTGGCTGACGCCGAAGCTGTCGCTGCCGGCCGCTTTGCGCCGGACCCGATTGCTGTCGAGGCGCAGCGTGCTGCGGATGACAATCTCGATCACGAGACGCCCCTGTCGGAAGTGTTCGAGGACCAGATCGCCTGCGCCGACATCGTGCTGCTGACCAAAGCCGATCTTGCGGGCGCCGCGGGCATCGAAGCGGCCAAGGCCACGATTGCCGCCGAGATGCCGCGGCGCGTGCCGATGCTCCCCGTCACCGACGGTGCGATCGATGCGCGCATCATTCTCGGGCTTGGCGCTGCCGCCGAGAACGATCTCGCCGCGCGTCCCTCGCATCACGATGGCGAGGAGGAGCACGAGCATGATGATTTCGCATCCGTCGTAATCGACCTTCCGGAAGCCGCCGACATCGATGCGCTGGTTGCATCGGTCCAGAAGCTGGCGCGCGAGCAGAACGTGCTGCGCGTCAAGGGCTACATCGCGGTCGCCGGCAAGCCGATGCGCTTGCTGCTGCAGGCCGTCGGTGAACGCGTGCGCCACCAGTTCGACAAGCCCTGGGGCACAGCCAGCCGGCAGTCAAGGCTCGTCGTGATCGGCGAGCATGGCGACATTGATGAGGCCGCGATCAGGTCGGGACTTGGTATCTCAAGGCTTGGGATCTGATGC
This region includes:
- the cobW gene encoding cobalamin biosynthesis protein CobW; its protein translation is MNSLAKVPVTVVTGFLGSGKTTLIQHLLANAGGKKLAVLVNEFGSEGVDGEILKSCADTNCPEENIVELANGCICCTVADDFIPTMEQLLARPVRPDHILIETSGLALPKPLLKAFDWPEIRSRITVDGVIALADAEAVAAGRFAPDPIAVEAQRAADDNLDHETPLSEVFEDQIACADIVLLTKADLAGAAGIEAAKATIAAEMPRRVPMLPVTDGAIDARIILGLGAAAENDLAARPSHHDGEEEHEHDDFASVVIDLPEAADIDALVASVQKLAREQNVLRVKGYIAVAGKPMRLLLQAVGERVRHQFDKPWGTASRQSRLVVIGEHGDIDEAAIRSGLGISRLGI